One part of the Streptomyces sp. NBC_00286 genome encodes these proteins:
- a CDS encoding VOC family protein, which translates to MTTNTTATQATQATQQQRSPSVWPTLQAHDAPALIDFLVDTVGFLRTAVYEDGDQVAHAQLDWPEGGGIMLGSYAPDSKPWSLQPGTFGAYVVTDQVDDLYEKLRAAGVKILREIEDQPYGSREFQIADPEGNRWSFGTYRGEPCPAGTVDDRT; encoded by the coding sequence ATGACCACCAACACCACGGCAACCCAGGCAACCCAGGCAACCCAGCAGCAGCGTTCCCCCAGCGTCTGGCCGACGCTCCAGGCCCACGACGCACCCGCCCTGATCGACTTCCTCGTCGACACCGTCGGCTTCCTGCGCACCGCCGTCTACGAGGACGGCGACCAGGTCGCCCATGCCCAACTCGACTGGCCCGAGGGCGGCGGCATCATGCTCGGCTCGTACGCCCCCGACAGCAAGCCATGGTCCCTGCAGCCGGGCACCTTCGGCGCCTACGTCGTCACCGACCAGGTCGACGACCTCTACGAGAAGCTGCGCGCGGCCGGAGTGAAGATCCTCCGCGAGATCGAGGACCAGCCGTACGGCAGCCGCGAGTTCCAGATCGCCGATCCCGAGGGCAACAGGTGGTCCTTCGGTACGTACCGGGGTGAGCCTTGCCCGGCCGGCACCGTGGACGACAGGACCTGA
- a CDS encoding arginase family protein, with protein MRELTVIEAPSVLGLRPSGVQDLPEALRVAGLHDRLGAAVAGRVEPAGYDPRRDAGTGVLNPVGIARYSVELADAVGGVLDQGGFPLVLGGDCSILLGNLLALRRRGRYGLLFLDGHTDFYQPSAEPTGEVASMELALVTGRGPSLLTDLEGRGPLLRDEDVVALGFRDTEESTAAGMQPLPPGLHALDLDAVRALGAGTAARQAVERLSSGGSGGYWVHLDVDVLDDAVMPAVDYRIPGGLTWTELEDVLRTALAGDRAVGFDVTIFNPRLDPDGSIAARLTECLCSGLSARRTDQ; from the coding sequence GTGCGGGAGTTGACGGTCATCGAGGCGCCGTCCGTGCTCGGGCTGCGGCCGTCCGGGGTGCAGGATCTGCCGGAGGCGCTGCGCGTGGCGGGGCTGCACGACCGCCTAGGGGCGGCCGTGGCCGGGAGGGTCGAGCCAGCGGGGTACGACCCGAGGCGGGACGCCGGCACCGGGGTACTCAACCCGGTTGGCATCGCCCGGTACTCCGTCGAGCTGGCCGATGCCGTGGGCGGCGTCCTGGACCAGGGCGGCTTCCCCCTGGTCCTCGGCGGCGACTGCAGCATCCTGCTCGGCAATCTTCTCGCCCTGCGCCGCCGGGGGCGTTACGGCCTGCTGTTCCTCGACGGCCACACCGACTTCTACCAGCCGTCCGCGGAGCCGACGGGCGAGGTGGCCTCCATGGAACTCGCCCTGGTCACCGGTCGTGGGCCCAGCCTGCTGACCGACCTGGAGGGCCGTGGTCCGCTACTGAGGGACGAGGACGTCGTCGCCCTCGGATTCCGCGACACCGAGGAGTCCACCGCGGCCGGGATGCAGCCGCTGCCGCCGGGGCTGCACGCGCTGGACCTCGATGCGGTACGGGCCCTCGGCGCCGGCACCGCTGCGCGTCAGGCGGTTGAACGGCTCAGCAGCGGCGGGAGCGGCGGTTACTGGGTCCATCTCGACGTCGACGTACTGGACGACGCCGTGATGCCCGCGGTCGACTACCGCATCCCCGGCGGACTGACCTGGACGGAACTCGAGGACGTGCTGCGGACCGCGCTGGCCGGGGATCGAGCCGTCGGCTTCGACGTGACGATCTTCAACCCCCGGCTCGACCCCGACGGCAGCATCGCCGCCCGCCTCACCGAGTGCCTGTGCAGTGGGCTGTCGGCGCGGCGCACCGATCAGTGA
- a CDS encoding class I SAM-dependent DNA methyltransferase gives MLDEDGYFGEKVAAGYDESAAEMFRPEAVDPAVDLLAGLAGDGRALELGVGTGRIALPLARRRIPVHGIDMSRAMVARLRAKPGGDNVEVTIGDFATTRVEGTFAVAYLVFNTINNLTTQDAQVACFENAAAHLRPGGCFVIEVGVPELRRLPPGQNAVPFHISQTQWAFDIYDVATQAMSSNYVTIVDGHAQHEYYPFRYVWPSELDLMARLAGLRLRDRWEDWERAPFTSESRKHVSVWEKPAD, from the coding sequence ATGCTTGATGAGGATGGCTACTTCGGGGAAAAGGTGGCGGCCGGCTACGACGAGTCGGCGGCGGAGATGTTCCGCCCGGAGGCGGTGGATCCGGCGGTCGACCTGCTGGCCGGGCTCGCCGGCGACGGCAGGGCGCTCGAACTCGGCGTCGGCACCGGCCGGATCGCACTGCCGCTGGCCCGGCGCAGGATCCCGGTCCATGGCATCGACATGTCGCGGGCCATGGTGGCCCGGCTGCGTGCCAAGCCCGGCGGGGACAACGTCGAAGTGACGATCGGCGACTTCGCCACCACACGGGTGGAGGGCACATTCGCGGTCGCCTACCTGGTCTTCAACACGATCAACAATCTGACGACGCAGGACGCCCAGGTGGCCTGCTTCGAGAACGCCGCCGCCCATCTGCGGCCGGGCGGCTGCTTCGTCATCGAGGTAGGGGTGCCCGAGCTGCGCCGGCTGCCGCCAGGACAGAACGCCGTGCCGTTCCACATCAGCCAGACCCAGTGGGCGTTCGACATCTACGACGTCGCCACCCAGGCGATGAGTTCGAACTACGTCACGATCGTCGACGGGCACGCCCAGCACGAGTACTACCCGTTCCGGTACGTGTGGCCGTCGGAACTGGATCTCATGGCCCGGCTCGCCGGACTGCGGCTGCGCGACCGCTGGGAGGACTGGGAGCGGGCGCCGTTCACCAGCGAGAGCCGCAAGCATGTCTCGGTCTGGGAGAAGCCCGCCGACTGA
- a CDS encoding catalase, with protein MSDKNPLKTAAHKAADVLREDGPADGVPGKPGPHTPSVAEPTEPHAPLPPKPDQSAPETVSPTGQTTGADPSANAQGDAYLTTAQGARLYDTDHSLKAGERGPVLLQDHHLREKITHFDHERIPERVVHARGAAAHGVFRSYGTAAKVTKAAFLTGEAETPVFVRFSTVLGSRGSSDTVRDTRGFATKFYTGEGTFDLVGNNIPVFFIQDAVKFPDIIHAGKPHPDREIPQAQSAHDTFWDFVTLHTEATHHTLWNMSDRAIPRSFRMMEGFGVHTFRLVNAEGATTLVKFHWKPKLGVHSLMWEEAQLINGIDPDFHRRDLADAIEAGAYPEWELGIQTFPDTAEQTFEGIDLLDPTKIVPEELAPVQPVGLLTLNANPSNFFAETEQVAFHPGHLVPGIDITDDPLLAGRLFSYLDTQISRLGGPNFAQLPVNRPHTPVNDMHRDGMHQTAVHTGAAPYRPNSLDGGCPFLAGADTGAYIETPVEVPAARKQREAPASFSDHFSQPRLFWRSMSPVEREHIIAAYTFELGKCYEQGVKERGLQVLANIDPELCEQVAIGLGLPAPEATVPLTAVDPSPALSQLGHTWPLDGRVIGIVTDERGDLDGVRTVRRAVLDAGMVPLVIAPAGGKLDAEGEPVQVQRTFATARSVEYDAVLLAGAPGPGADAYGARDAKAGDAGTEATTDPRVLLMLSEAYRHGKAIGGWAGAETALDAAGVPAGAPGVVSAQSGTSALEQITRLLGEHRVWERFGTGG; from the coding sequence ATGAGCGACAAGAACCCGCTGAAGACCGCTGCGCACAAGGCCGCCGACGTACTGCGCGAAGACGGCCCGGCGGACGGTGTCCCCGGCAAGCCAGGACCGCACACGCCGTCGGTCGCCGAACCGACCGAACCCCACGCACCCCTCCCGCCCAAGCCCGACCAGAGCGCACCCGAGACGGTCAGCCCCACCGGACAGACCACCGGCGCAGACCCCTCCGCCAATGCCCAGGGTGACGCATATCTGACGACGGCCCAGGGAGCCAGGCTCTACGACACCGACCACTCGTTGAAGGCCGGTGAGCGCGGGCCGGTTCTGCTGCAGGACCACCATCTGCGGGAGAAGATCACCCACTTCGACCATGAGCGCATCCCCGAGCGGGTCGTGCACGCGCGCGGTGCCGCCGCGCACGGTGTCTTCCGGAGCTACGGCACCGCAGCGAAGGTCACCAAGGCGGCCTTCCTCACCGGCGAGGCAGAGACACCGGTGTTCGTACGGTTCTCCACGGTGCTCGGCTCGCGCGGCTCCTCTGACACGGTGCGCGACACCCGGGGCTTCGCGACGAAGTTCTACACCGGTGAGGGCACCTTCGATCTGGTCGGGAACAACATCCCGGTGTTCTTCATCCAGGACGCGGTCAAGTTCCCGGACATCATCCACGCCGGAAAGCCGCACCCCGACCGGGAGATCCCCCAGGCGCAGAGTGCCCACGACACGTTCTGGGACTTCGTCACGCTGCACACCGAGGCCACCCACCACACGCTGTGGAACATGTCGGACCGGGCCATCCCGCGCTCGTTCCGCATGATGGAGGGCTTCGGCGTGCACACCTTCCGGCTGGTCAACGCGGAGGGCGCCACCACGCTGGTGAAGTTCCACTGGAAGCCCAAGCTCGGCGTGCACTCCCTGATGTGGGAGGAGGCGCAGCTCATCAACGGCATCGACCCGGACTTCCACCGGCGCGACCTCGCCGACGCCATCGAGGCCGGTGCCTACCCGGAGTGGGAGCTGGGCATCCAGACCTTCCCGGACACCGCTGAGCAGACCTTCGAGGGCATCGACCTGCTCGACCCGACGAAGATCGTCCCGGAGGAGCTGGCACCCGTACAGCCCGTGGGCCTGCTGACGCTGAACGCCAACCCGTCGAACTTCTTCGCCGAGACCGAGCAGGTCGCCTTCCACCCCGGCCACCTCGTGCCCGGCATCGACATCACCGACGACCCGCTGCTGGCCGGCCGGCTCTTCTCCTACCTGGACACCCAGATCAGCCGCCTGGGCGGGCCGAACTTCGCGCAGCTCCCCGTCAACCGCCCCCACACCCCGGTCAACGACATGCACCGGGACGGCATGCACCAGACGGCCGTGCACACCGGAGCGGCGCCCTACCGGCCCAACTCCCTCGACGGGGGCTGCCCGTTCCTCGCGGGCGCCGACACCGGCGCTTACATCGAGACGCCGGTGGAGGTGCCGGCGGCCAGGAAGCAGCGCGAGGCCCCGGCCTCCTTCTCGGACCACTTCAGCCAGCCCCGGCTCTTCTGGCGCAGCATGTCCCCGGTGGAGCGCGAGCACATCATCGCCGCGTACACCTTCGAGCTGGGCAAGTGCTACGAGCAGGGCGTCAAGGAGCGCGGGCTCCAGGTGCTCGCCAATATCGACCCCGAACTGTGCGAGCAGGTCGCCATCGGTCTCGGCCTGCCCGCACCGGAGGCCACCGTTCCCCTCACGGCCGTCGACCCCAGCCCCGCCCTCTCACAGCTGGGCCACACCTGGCCGCTGGACGGGCGCGTCATCGGCATCGTCACCGATGAACGCGGCGACCTCGACGGCGTACGCACCGTGCGCCGGGCCGTCCTCGACGCGGGCATGGTCCCGCTGGTGATCGCCCCGGCCGGCGGCAAGCTCGACGCGGAGGGCGAGCCCGTCCAGGTGCAGCGCACCTTCGCGACGGCCCGGTCGGTGGAGTACGACGCCGTCCTGCTGGCGGGCGCTCCGGGACCCGGCGCCGACGCCTACGGAGCGCGAGACGCCAAGGCGGGGGATGCTGGTACGGAAGCAACCACGGACCCCCGGGTGCTTCTGATGCTGTCGGAGGCCTACCGGCACGGGAAGGCCATCGGCGGCTGGGCGGGTGCCGAAACCGCCCTGGATGCCGCGGGCGTCCCGGCCGGTGCGCCGGGCGTCGTGTCCGCGCAGAGCGGCACGAGCGCCCTGGAACAGATCACCCGGCTGCTGGGCGAGCACCGCGTCTGGGAGCGATTCGGCACCGGCGGCTGA
- a CDS encoding CoA-binding protein, with protein MYGDSATVRKILTELGDTWAIVGLSTNERRAAYGVADVLKRYGKRIVPVHPKAETVHGEKGYASLADIPFDVDVVDVFVNSDLAGPVADEAVAIGAKAVWFQLGVIDEAAYERTRAAGLDMVMDRCPAIEIPRLG; from the coding sequence GTGTACGGCGACTCAGCTACGGTCCGCAAGATCCTCACCGAGCTCGGTGACACCTGGGCGATCGTCGGACTGTCGACGAACGAGCGCCGGGCGGCCTACGGAGTCGCCGACGTCCTGAAGCGCTACGGCAAGCGCATCGTCCCCGTACATCCGAAGGCCGAGACGGTCCATGGGGAGAAGGGGTACGCGTCGCTGGCGGACATCCCCTTCGACGTGGACGTGGTCGATGTGTTCGTCAACAGCGACCTGGCGGGTCCCGTCGCCGACGAAGCCGTCGCCATCGGCGCGAAGGCCGTCTGGTTCCAGCTGGGCGTCATCGACGAGGCGGCGTACGAACGGACTCGTGCGGCGGGCCTCGACATGGTCATGGACCGCTGCCCGGCCATCGAGATTCCGCGGCTCGGCTGA
- a CDS encoding VOC family protein, whose translation MNRDTTVQDDVITSQSVFGAPCWVSLTARDEAAAEDYYHAVFGWKFRSIPLGDRFRIAYANEVPVAGIAPVASMWQMAVAWTPYFAVSSADEAVARGQERGGTTAVGPIAFPPGRAALLADRDGAVFGIWEGRLISGWESWRRAAPAFVRLHTRDAFDAAMFYGEVLEWASKKPGCCEVHYEADEVVLRSEGGVVARIHSGAVEAAPDPTIRPHWQIHFAVPDVEACVAAARAHGGTVVRVGTSHTEVPPTEAVLRDPDGAQFTVTSRQNR comes from the coding sequence ATGAACCGCGACACCACAGTCCAAGACGATGTCATCACCAGTCAGTCGGTCTTCGGCGCCCCGTGCTGGGTCAGCCTCACGGCACGCGACGAAGCCGCCGCGGAGGACTACTACCACGCGGTCTTCGGCTGGAAGTTCCGGTCGATCCCGCTGGGCGACCGGTTCCGCATCGCCTACGCCAACGAGGTGCCGGTCGCGGGCATCGCGCCCGTGGCGTCCATGTGGCAGATGGCCGTCGCCTGGACCCCCTACTTCGCCGTGTCCAGCGCGGACGAGGCCGTGGCCCGGGGGCAGGAACGCGGCGGGACGACAGCGGTCGGCCCGATCGCGTTCCCGCCGGGCCGGGCCGCACTCCTCGCGGACCGCGACGGAGCGGTGTTCGGCATCTGGGAGGGCCGGCTGATCTCCGGCTGGGAGTCCTGGCGCCGGGCCGCCCCGGCCTTCGTACGACTGCACACCCGCGACGCCTTCGACGCCGCCATGTTCTACGGCGAGGTCCTCGAGTGGGCCTCCAAGAAGCCCGGCTGCTGCGAGGTCCACTACGAGGCGGACGAGGTCGTCCTGCGCAGTGAGGGCGGCGTCGTGGCCCGCATACACTCCGGCGCCGTGGAAGCGGCGCCCGACCCAACCATCCGCCCGCACTGGCAGATCCACTTCGCGGTCCCCGACGTCGAGGCCTGCGTCGCCGCCGCGCGGGCCCACGGCGGCACCGTCGTCCGGGTCGGTACCTCACACACGGAGGTACCCCCGACGGAAGCGGTGCTCCGGGACCCCGACGGCGCGCAGTTCACCGTGACCTCGCGCCAGAACCGCTGA
- a CDS encoding helix-turn-helix transcriptional regulator, with protein MAHGSGWDGEGVREFVRGAPGLADLVVSAVGYRSRGVQPALHRGLPSPFLTLIFSLDGPVTSGLTPEQARGDDAVRNDIVMGGLHQRPAYVIQPEHEAGIQLALHPLAARRLLGLPAGALADQIVVSGTDVLGRRGAELHERLLEQTGWEARFALLTSYLRGQVARSEQDGRVRPEVGEAWAWLARHRGAGTLNGLAEHVALSPRRLTTLFRAETGLSPKQAARLMRFEHAKSVVVRGVTEGVSPNLARIAADCGYYDHSHLVRDFHQYTGVSPTAWLAEECRNIQAGGHRGGEQ; from the coding sequence ATGGCGCACGGATCGGGGTGGGACGGCGAGGGAGTGCGGGAGTTCGTGCGGGGTGCGCCCGGGCTCGCGGACCTGGTCGTGTCCGCGGTGGGTTACCGCTCCCGAGGGGTGCAACCCGCCCTGCACCGAGGGCTGCCCTCGCCGTTTCTGACCTTGATCTTCTCGCTGGACGGGCCCGTGACCAGCGGACTCACCCCCGAGCAGGCGCGCGGCGACGACGCGGTACGCAACGACATCGTGATGGGCGGACTGCACCAGCGCCCGGCGTATGTGATCCAGCCGGAGCACGAGGCAGGCATCCAGCTGGCCCTGCATCCCCTGGCGGCGCGCAGGCTGCTCGGGCTGCCTGCGGGTGCGCTCGCGGACCAGATCGTCGTGTCGGGGACGGATGTGCTGGGCCGGCGGGGTGCGGAGCTTCATGAGCGGCTGCTGGAGCAGACGGGGTGGGAGGCGCGGTTCGCCCTGCTCACCTCGTACTTGAGAGGTCAGGTGGCCCGGTCGGAGCAGGACGGGCGGGTGCGGCCCGAGGTCGGGGAGGCCTGGGCCTGGCTGGCCCGGCACCGCGGAGCCGGCACCCTCAACGGGCTGGCCGAGCATGTGGCGCTCAGTCCGCGCCGCCTCACCACGCTCTTCCGGGCCGAGACCGGCCTGAGCCCCAAGCAGGCCGCCCGGCTGATGCGCTTTGAGCACGCGAAGAGCGTCGTCGTCCGCGGCGTCACCGAGGGAGTCTCGCCGAACCTGGCGCGGATCGCGGCCGACTGCGGCTACTACGACCACTCGCACCTGGTACGGGACTTCCACCAGTACACCGGCGTCAGCCCCACCGCCTGGCTCGCCGAAGAGTGCCGGAATATCCAAGCCGGAGGCCACCGGGGCGGCGAACAGTAG